A single region of the Rhizobium sp. NLR16a genome encodes:
- a CDS encoding phosphoketolase family protein, producing MEKHVSTAAALTDAELTLIDRYWRAANYLSVGQIYLLANPLLREPLQSEHIKPRLLGHWGTTPGLNFIYAHLNRLIRARDLDIIYICGPGHGGPGMVANTYLEGTYSEIYPDITEDAEGMRRLFRQFSFPGGIPSHAAPETPGSIHEGGELGYALVHAYGAAFDNPDLTIACVVGDGEAETGPLAASWHSNKFLNPARDGAVLPILHLNGYKIANPTILGRAGDDELKRLFEGYGYEPFFVDGHEPRDMHQQMAATLDQLFDRIRGIQEQARSGKAAAGCPRWPMIVLRSPKGWTGPKEVDGKKVEGFWRAHQVPVSNCRENEGHRRILEDWMQSYDPEDLFDADGRLKTDLRALAPVGKRRMGANPHANGGLLRRELDVPAIGDYAVDVGRRGSVAAQSTEILGHYLRDTMKLNAEAANFRIFGPDETESNRLGSVFEVTNRVWMEDIEPYDIHLSRDGRVVEVLSEHLCQGWLEGYLLTGRHGLFSCYEAFIHIIDSMFNQHAKWLKVTREIEWRKPISSLNYLLTSHVWRQDHNGFSHQDPGFVDLVANKKADVVRIYLPPDANTLLWVGDHCLRTYDRINVIVAGKQPEPQWLSMDEAVKHCEAGIGIWHWASNEEDTISPDLVMACAGDVPTMETLAAVDLLRKAIPELKIRTVNVVDLLALQSSDQHPHGLSDEAFDAIFTTDKPVIFAYHGYPYLIHRLTYKRANHENIHVRGFVEEGTTTTPFDMTVLNQLDRYHLAIEAIERVPGLKEKAKDALAAFHGKLAEHHDYVREYGKDMPEVRDWTWPAA from the coding sequence ATGGAAAAGCATGTCTCGACCGCCGCCGCCCTGACCGATGCTGAACTCACCCTGATCGATCGCTACTGGCGGGCGGCCAACTATCTGTCGGTCGGCCAGATCTACCTGCTTGCCAATCCGCTGCTGCGCGAGCCGCTGCAGTCAGAGCACATCAAGCCCCGCCTGCTCGGCCACTGGGGCACGACACCCGGCCTCAACTTCATCTATGCGCATCTGAACCGCCTCATCCGCGCCCGCGATCTCGACATCATCTACATATGCGGCCCCGGTCACGGCGGGCCGGGAATGGTCGCCAACACCTATCTCGAAGGCACCTACAGCGAAATCTATCCCGATATTACCGAAGACGCCGAAGGGATGCGCCGGCTCTTCCGCCAATTTTCCTTTCCGGGCGGCATTCCGAGCCATGCGGCGCCGGAAACACCGGGATCGATCCACGAGGGCGGCGAACTCGGCTACGCCCTCGTCCATGCCTATGGCGCCGCCTTCGACAACCCCGACCTCACCATCGCCTGCGTCGTCGGAGACGGCGAGGCCGAAACCGGGCCGCTCGCCGCCAGCTGGCATTCCAACAAGTTCCTCAATCCCGCCCGCGACGGCGCCGTTCTGCCGATCCTGCATCTGAACGGCTACAAGATCGCTAATCCGACCATTCTCGGCCGGGCCGGTGACGACGAGCTCAAACGTCTTTTCGAAGGCTACGGCTACGAGCCGTTTTTCGTCGACGGCCATGAGCCGCGCGACATGCATCAACAGATGGCTGCGACGCTGGATCAGCTCTTCGACCGCATCCGTGGGATTCAGGAGCAAGCCCGCAGCGGCAAGGCTGCGGCGGGCTGCCCGCGCTGGCCAATGATCGTGCTGCGCAGCCCCAAGGGCTGGACCGGTCCGAAAGAGGTCGACGGCAAGAAGGTGGAAGGTTTCTGGCGAGCCCACCAGGTGCCGGTCTCCAACTGCCGCGAGAATGAGGGCCATCGCAGGATTCTCGAGGACTGGATGCAAAGCTACGATCCCGAAGATCTGTTCGATGCCGACGGCCGGCTGAAAACCGACCTGCGGGCGCTGGCCCCCGTCGGCAAACGCCGCATGGGCGCCAATCCGCATGCCAATGGCGGCTTGTTGCGCCGGGAGCTCGATGTTCCCGCCATAGGCGACTATGCGGTTGACGTCGGCAGGCGCGGCAGCGTCGCCGCCCAATCGACCGAGATCCTCGGCCATTACCTGCGCGATACGATGAAGCTCAACGCGGAGGCGGCAAACTTCCGCATTTTCGGTCCCGACGAGACGGAGTCGAACCGCCTCGGCAGCGTCTTCGAGGTCACCAACCGCGTGTGGATGGAGGATATCGAACCATATGATATCCATCTCTCCCGCGATGGACGCGTCGTAGAGGTGCTTTCCGAACATCTCTGCCAGGGATGGCTGGAGGGTTATCTGCTGACCGGGCGGCACGGCCTCTTTTCCTGCTATGAGGCCTTCATCCACATCATCGATTCCATGTTCAACCAGCACGCCAAATGGCTGAAGGTGACGCGCGAGATCGAATGGCGCAAACCGATCTCATCGCTGAACTACCTGCTGACCTCGCATGTCTGGCGCCAGGACCATAACGGCTTCAGCCACCAGGATCCGGGGTTCGTCGATCTCGTCGCCAACAAGAAGGCCGACGTCGTCCGCATCTACCTGCCGCCGGATGCCAATACCCTGCTCTGGGTCGGCGATCATTGCCTGCGCACCTATGACCGCATCAACGTCATCGTCGCCGGCAAGCAGCCGGAGCCGCAATGGCTGTCGATGGACGAGGCGGTGAAACATTGCGAAGCCGGCATCGGTATCTGGCACTGGGCAAGCAACGAGGAGGACACGATCTCGCCCGATCTCGTCATGGCCTGCGCCGGCGATGTCCCGACGATGGAAACGCTCGCCGCCGTCGATCTCCTGCGCAAGGCCATTCCAGAGCTGAAGATCCGCACTGTCAATGTCGTCGACCTCCTGGCGCTGCAATCCAGTGACCAGCATCCGCATGGCCTTTCCGACGAGGCCTTCGACGCGATCTTCACCACCGACAAGCCGGTCATTTTCGCCTATCACGGCTATCCCTATCTCATTCATCGTCTGACCTATAAGCGGGCCAACCACGAGAACATCCACGTCCGCGGCTTTGTCGAGGAGGGAACGACGACCACGCCATTCGACATGACCGTGCTCAACCAACTCGACCGCTACCATCTCGCCATCGAAGCCATCGAGCGCGTGCCGGGCCTGAAGGAGAAGGCGAAAGACGCGCTTGCCGCCTTCCACGGCAAGCTCGCGGAGCATCACGACTATGTCAGGGAATACGGCAAGGACATGCCGGAGGTGCGGGACTGGACGTGGCCGGCGGCGTGA
- a CDS encoding helix-turn-helix domain-containing protein, with protein MSRHIPTYELYGENIGRSPEFWLHCETIRSRSSLHQWEIRLHRHESFFQILYIEAGSGDAIFSKRSHAIRPPAVITVPPGLDHGFRFSRDIDGLVITILRSHLSHPPGERSHLGEWLAMPHLTPLDPGNAEAAYVMQTLRRLGDEFENRRGGRNEVLAAYVGLALRLTARISHEGYAQELPSNENERRMEMLDELIQRHFRSHRPASFYARELGISSTHLTRIVRSMTGNTPHELIAGKLIEEAKRQLVFTIGSVQEIGFRLGFVDPAYFSRFFLKYTGETPRIWRMNEKARLDRP; from the coding sequence ATGAGCAGACACATACCGACCTACGAACTCTACGGCGAAAACATCGGGCGGTCACCGGAATTCTGGTTGCATTGCGAAACAATCCGCTCCCGCAGCAGCCTGCATCAATGGGAGATTCGGCTTCATCGCCACGAGAGCTTCTTTCAGATATTATACATCGAAGCCGGCTCGGGCGATGCGATCTTCAGCAAGAGGAGCCATGCCATCCGTCCGCCGGCGGTCATCACGGTTCCCCCTGGGCTCGATCACGGCTTTCGCTTCTCACGTGATATCGACGGCCTCGTGATCACTATATTGAGGTCCCATCTCAGCCACCCGCCCGGCGAGCGAAGCCATCTCGGCGAGTGGCTGGCGATGCCGCATCTGACGCCGCTCGATCCCGGAAATGCCGAGGCTGCCTATGTCATGCAGACGCTGAGGCGGCTCGGCGACGAATTCGAAAACCGCCGCGGTGGCCGCAACGAGGTCTTGGCCGCCTATGTCGGGTTGGCGTTGCGGCTGACGGCGCGGATTTCCCATGAAGGATATGCGCAGGAGCTTCCGTCAAATGAGAACGAGCGGCGGATGGAGATGCTGGACGAACTGATCCAGCGGCATTTTCGATCGCACAGGCCGGCTTCCTTCTACGCCAGGGAACTTGGCATTTCGTCGACGCATCTCACCCGTATCGTTCGCTCGATGACGGGAAACACCCCGCATGAACTGATCGCCGGGAAACTGATCGAAGAGGCGAAGCGCCAGCTCGTCTTTACCATCGGCAGCGTTCAGGAGATAGGATTTCGCCTCGGCTTTGTCGATCCCGCCTATTTCTCGCGTTTCTTCCTGAAATATACCGGCGAAACGCCGCGGATTTGGCGGATGAACGAAAAAGCTCGGCTTGACCGGCCATAG
- the pobA gene encoding 4-hydroxybenzoate 3-monooxygenase encodes MRTQVAIIGSGPSGLLLGQLLTEAGIDNVILDRVSKDYILGRVRAGVLEEGTVGLLDEAKAGARLHAEGLPHDGFSLAFDGRDHRIDLHELTGGRRVTVYGQTEVTRDLMERREACGALSIYDAADVAPHAIDAGSPFVTYRKDGISHRIDCDFIAGCDGFHGISRRAVPERAIRSFEKVYPFGWLGLLADVAPVSHELIYANHPRGFALCSMRSARRSRYYIQCPLDAKIEDWSDERFWDELRRRLPAHHAEALRTAPSFEKSIAPLRSFVTEPMRFGRLFLVGDAAHIVPPTGAKGLNLAASDVHYLFRGLLEHYREGSDSGIDAYSQTALARVWKAVRFSWWMTTMMHRFPDTGDFDQKIQEAELDYLTHSRAASTVLAENYVGLPF; translated from the coding sequence TTGCGAACCCAGGTCGCCATCATCGGTTCGGGACCATCCGGCCTGCTGCTCGGCCAACTTCTGACCGAAGCTGGAATCGACAACGTCATCCTCGACCGCGTGAGCAAGGACTATATCCTCGGCCGCGTCCGCGCCGGCGTTCTCGAGGAAGGCACTGTCGGGCTGCTGGATGAAGCCAAGGCTGGAGCGAGGCTGCATGCCGAAGGCCTGCCGCATGACGGCTTCTCGCTCGCCTTCGACGGACGCGATCATCGCATCGACCTTCACGAATTGACCGGCGGCAGGCGTGTGACCGTCTATGGACAGACCGAGGTGACGCGCGATCTCATGGAGCGGCGGGAAGCTTGTGGCGCCCTTTCGATCTATGACGCCGCCGATGTGGCTCCGCATGCTATCGACGCTGGCTCGCCCTTCGTCACCTACCGGAAGGATGGCATCAGCCACCGCATCGATTGCGATTTCATCGCCGGCTGCGACGGCTTTCATGGAATAAGCCGCAGAGCCGTTCCCGAACGGGCGATCCGAAGTTTCGAGAAGGTCTATCCCTTCGGCTGGCTGGGCCTGCTTGCCGACGTGGCGCCCGTCAGCCATGAACTGATCTACGCCAACCACCCGAGGGGCTTCGCGCTCTGTTCGATGCGCTCGGCCAGGCGCAGCCGTTACTATATCCAGTGCCCGCTCGACGCGAAGATCGAAGACTGGAGCGACGAGCGCTTCTGGGACGAGTTGAGACGGCGCCTACCGGCTCATCACGCCGAGGCATTGAGGACCGCCCCATCCTTCGAAAAATCGATCGCGCCGTTGCGCTCCTTCGTCACCGAGCCCATGCGTTTCGGCCGGCTCTTCCTCGTCGGCGACGCCGCCCATATCGTGCCGCCGACCGGCGCCAAGGGGCTGAACCTTGCAGCAAGCGATGTCCATTACCTCTTCCGCGGGCTCCTCGAACATTACCGCGAAGGTTCCGACAGCGGCATCGACGCTTATTCGCAGACGGCGCTCGCCCGCGTGTGGAAAGCCGTGCGGTTTTCCTGGTGGATGACGACGATGATGCACCGGTTCCCCGATACAGGCGATTTCGA